In the Geobacter sp. FeAm09 genome, one interval contains:
- a CDS encoding carbon-nitrogen family hydrolase yields MDSIRAAAIQFHVTQGAVDANLAQVREALRRGAAQGANLAVLPEMWSTGFAYKNLNELAQRTAGIVDELLALSRELNLVIVGSMPEPGGDKVFNTVFLVDNGTLAGVYRKIHLFSLLGEDRAFSGGDRWLLAETSLGPVGVIVCYDLRFPELSRRLAVEGARVICIPAQWPRPREEHWRTLVRARAIENQLFVVACNACGPSGKLNLFGMSMIVDPQGEVLAEAGDGEGEIVASLDLQAMADWRARIPCFNDRRPELY; encoded by the coding sequence ATGGACTCCATACGGGCAGCCGCCATTCAGTTCCACGTCACACAGGGTGCAGTGGACGCCAACCTGGCCCAGGTCCGGGAGGCCCTGCGGCGCGGCGCCGCCCAAGGCGCCAACCTGGCTGTGCTGCCGGAGATGTGGTCCACGGGCTTCGCCTACAAGAACCTCAACGAACTGGCCCAGCGCACCGCCGGGATCGTGGACGAACTTCTCGCCCTGTCGCGGGAGCTGAACCTGGTGATCGTCGGCAGCATGCCCGAACCGGGCGGGGACAAGGTATTCAACACCGTGTTCCTGGTGGACAACGGCACCCTGGCGGGGGTCTACCGCAAGATCCACCTCTTCTCCCTGCTGGGGGAGGACCGGGCCTTTTCCGGCGGCGATCGCTGGCTGCTGGCCGAGACCTCCCTGGGCCCGGTGGGCGTGATCGTCTGCTACGACCTGCGCTTCCCCGAACTCTCCCGCCGGCTGGCCGTGGAGGGCGCCCGGGTGATCTGCATCCCGGCCCAGTGGCCCCGACCGCGGGAGGAGCACTGGCGCACCCTCGTCCGCGCCCGGGCCATCGAGAACCAGCTCTTCGTGGTGGCCTGCAACGCCTGCGGCCCCAGCGGCAAACTGAACCTCTTCGGCATGAGCATGATCGTCGATCCCCAGGGGGAGGTGCTGGCCGAGGCGGGCGACGGGGAGGGCGAAATCGTTGCCTCCCTGGACCTGCAGGCCATGGCCGACTGGCGGGCCCGGATACCCTGCTTCAACGACCGCCGGCCCGAGTTGTATTGA
- the tyrS gene encoding tyrosine--tRNA ligase: MSVAEQMAVIKRGAVEILVEKELEDKLEKSLKSGVPLKIKAGFDPTAPDLHLGHTVLIQKLRQFQQLGHEVNFLIGDFTGMIGDPTGKSVTRKVLTREDVLRNAETYKEQVFKILDPAKTKVVFNSEWLNKLDAGGMIGLASKYTVARMLERDDFHKRFTSQQPISIHEFLYPLIQGYDSVALQADVELGGTDQKFNLLMGRELQREWGQPSQCILTMPLLEGLDGVNKMSKSLGNYIGISEPPDEIFGKVMSISDDLMLRYYELLSDMSLTELEQLKAGLKDHSLHPMAAKKALGREIVSRFHGAGAGEAAEEQFVKRFKENEIPDEMPQVGFSLADGPVLLARAMTEAGLTKSNGEGRRSIDQGGVRLNNEKVSDTNLELAAPGEYIVQIGKRRFARIVVS, from the coding sequence ATGTCCGTAGCAGAGCAGATGGCCGTCATCAAGCGCGGCGCCGTGGAGATTCTGGTCGAAAAGGAACTGGAAGACAAGTTGGAGAAGTCCCTCAAAAGCGGCGTGCCCCTGAAGATCAAGGCCGGCTTCGACCCCACCGCCCCGGACCTCCACCTGGGCCATACCGTGCTGATCCAGAAACTGCGCCAGTTCCAGCAACTGGGGCATGAGGTCAACTTCCTCATCGGCGACTTCACCGGCATGATCGGCGACCCCACCGGCAAATCCGTGACCCGCAAGGTCCTGACCCGCGAGGACGTGCTCAGGAACGCCGAAACCTACAAGGAGCAGGTCTTCAAGATCCTCGACCCGGCCAAAACCAAGGTGGTCTTCAACTCCGAATGGCTCAACAAGCTGGACGCCGGCGGCATGATCGGCCTGGCCTCCAAGTATACCGTGGCCCGCATGCTGGAGCGGGACGACTTCCACAAGCGCTTCACCAGCCAGCAGCCGATCAGCATCCACGAGTTTCTCTACCCCCTGATCCAGGGGTACGATTCGGTGGCGCTCCAGGCGGATGTGGAGTTGGGGGGCACCGACCAGAAGTTCAACCTGCTCATGGGGCGCGAACTTCAGCGGGAGTGGGGCCAGCCGTCCCAGTGCATCCTCACCATGCCGCTCCTGGAGGGACTGGACGGGGTCAACAAGATGTCCAAGTCCCTGGGCAACTACATCGGCATCAGCGAGCCCCCCGACGAGATCTTCGGCAAGGTCATGTCCATCTCCGACGACCTGATGCTGCGCTACTACGAGCTGCTCTCCGACATGTCCCTGACCGAACTGGAACAACTGAAGGCCGGCCTGAAGGACCACTCCCTCCACCCCATGGCGGCCAAGAAGGCGCTGGGGCGCGAGATCGTCTCCCGCTTCCACGGCGCCGGGGCCGGCGAGGCGGCGGAGGAGCAATTCGTCAAGCGCTTCAAGGAGAACGAGATCCCGGACGAGATGCCCCAGGTCGGCTTCTCCCTGGCCGACGGCCCGGTGCTCCTGGCCAGGGCCATGACCGAGGCCGGGCTGACCAAGTCCAACGGCGAGGGGCGGCGCTCCATCGACCAGGGGGGGGTCAGGCTGAACAACGAAAAGGTCAGCGATACCAACCTGGAACTGGCCGCCCCCGGCGAGTACATCGTCCAGATCGGCAAGCGCAGGTTTGCCCGGATCGTCGTTTCCTGA
- a CDS encoding aspartate ammonia-lyase, translating to MTTRREKDTLGEMEVPAEAYYGAQTARAVRNFPISGLRPHPAFVWATVAIKRAAARVNMAGGRLPAPIGNAIVAAADEALAGRFDEQFVVDPFQAGAGTSHNMNINEVLANRALEILGRQRGDFSTLHPNDHVNMAQSTNDVIPTAIRLAALRMLDPLLEVLEGLEQALADKAREFDPILKSGRTHLQDAVPIRLGQEFGAYAAAVRRSREGVEGCLPALLELGIGGTAVGTGLNAEPDYRKRMVAELAAATGFPVTASGNLFEAMQNMEPFLALSAALRGAAVAIGRIANDLRLLASGPRTGLDEIRLPAVQPGSSIMPGKINPSMAEMINMVCFQVIGCDQAVMLAAQAGQLELNVMMPLIAYNVLFAMELLTNGVRKFTESCILGIQANEERCRRYLEESLGLVTVLAPYIGYNAAAEVAKESVATGTSIRQIVLERGLMPEAELEAVMKPEHLTEPGLPLR from the coding sequence ATGACCACGCGCAGAGAAAAGGATACCCTCGGCGAGATGGAAGTCCCGGCCGAGGCGTATTATGGCGCCCAGACGGCGCGGGCGGTGCGCAACTTCCCCATCTCGGGCCTTCGGCCCCATCCCGCCTTTGTGTGGGCCACGGTGGCCATCAAGCGGGCGGCGGCCCGGGTCAACATGGCCGGCGGCAGGCTCCCCGCCCCCATCGGCAACGCCATCGTGGCGGCGGCCGACGAGGCGCTGGCGGGCAGATTCGACGAACAGTTCGTGGTCGATCCCTTCCAGGCGGGCGCCGGCACCTCCCACAACATGAACATCAACGAGGTCCTGGCCAACCGGGCCCTGGAAATCCTGGGGCGGCAGCGCGGCGATTTTTCCACCCTGCACCCCAACGACCACGTCAACATGGCCCAGTCCACCAACGACGTGATCCCCACCGCCATCCGCCTGGCGGCGCTCAGGATGCTCGATCCGCTGCTGGAGGTTCTGGAGGGGCTGGAACAGGCCCTGGCCGACAAGGCCCGGGAGTTCGACCCGATCCTCAAATCGGGGCGCACCCACCTGCAGGATGCGGTGCCGATCCGCCTGGGGCAGGAGTTCGGCGCCTATGCAGCGGCCGTACGCCGGAGCCGCGAAGGGGTGGAGGGATGCCTGCCGGCGCTCCTGGAACTGGGCATCGGCGGCACCGCCGTGGGCACCGGCCTGAACGCCGAACCGGACTACCGCAAACGCATGGTGGCGGAGTTGGCCGCTGCAACCGGTTTCCCGGTCACCGCCAGCGGCAACCTGTTCGAGGCCATGCAGAACATGGAGCCCTTCCTGGCCCTCTCCGCGGCCCTGCGGGGGGCGGCGGTCGCCATCGGCCGCATCGCCAACGACCTGCGCCTGCTCGCCTCCGGGCCGCGCACGGGGCTGGACGAAATCCGCCTGCCGGCGGTCCAGCCCGGCTCCTCGATCATGCCGGGGAAGATCAACCCCTCCATGGCCGAGATGATCAACATGGTCTGCTTCCAGGTGATCGGCTGCGACCAGGCGGTCATGCTGGCGGCCCAGGCCGGGCAACTGGAGCTGAACGTGATGATGCCGCTCATCGCCTACAATGTGCTGTTCGCCATGGAACTGCTCACAAACGGCGTGCGCAAATTCACCGAATCGTGCATACTGGGGATACAGGCCAACGAGGAACGCTGCCGCCGCTATCTGGAGGAGTCGCTGGGGCTGGTGACGGTGCTGGCGCCCTACATCGGCTACAACGCGGCGGCGGAGGTGGCCAAGGAATCGGTGGCGACCGGCACGTCCATCCGGCAGATCGTGCTGGAACGCGGCCTGATGCCGGAGGCGGAGCTGGAAGCGGTCATGAAGCCGGAACACCTGACCGAACCGGGGCTGCCGCTGCGCTGA
- a CDS encoding NifU family protein, with protein MKAEVEKVLEMVRPGLQADGGDVELVEVTDDGVVKVRLKGACGSCPMSTMTLKMGIERAVKEQVPGIKEVVQV; from the coding sequence ATGAAAGCAGAAGTCGAAAAGGTACTTGAAATGGTGCGGCCCGGCCTGCAGGCCGACGGCGGCGATGTGGAACTGGTGGAGGTGACCGACGACGGCGTCGTCAAGGTTCGCCTGAAAGGCGCCTGCGGTAGCTGCCCCATGTCCACCATGACCCTCAAGATGGGTATCGAGCGGGCCGTGAAGGAGCAGGTGCCCGGCATCAAGGAAGTGGTGCAGGTATAA
- a CDS encoding branched-chain amino acid ABC transporter permease, with amino-acid sequence MFLQQLINGIALGSTYALIALGYTMVYGIIALINFAHGEIFMAGAFVGLLMVGVFKLNIFLAMACSMIFCMVMGVVIEFIAYRPLRKSSRLSALISAIGVSTFLSSLALMVFGANAKGFPDQAFPSHQISIGDADISTLQLLIIGVSAVLMLGLEFIVQKTKIGKAMRATSEDYNTAALMGVNVNFVISFTFALGSALAAAGGVLVGMLFNAVSFNMGLMAGLKAFAAAVLGGIGSIPGAMLGGLLLGVTEVFGVAIGYSSYRDAIAFAILVLVLLVRPTGLLGRKILKKV; translated from the coding sequence ATGTTCCTGCAACAGCTCATCAACGGCATCGCCCTGGGCTCCACCTACGCCCTGATCGCCCTGGGCTACACCATGGTGTACGGCATCATCGCCCTGATCAACTTCGCCCACGGCGAGATCTTCATGGCCGGGGCCTTCGTCGGCCTCCTCATGGTGGGCGTGTTCAAGCTCAACATCTTCCTGGCCATGGCCTGCTCCATGATCTTCTGCATGGTCATGGGGGTCGTGATCGAATTCATCGCCTACCGCCCCCTGCGCAAATCGTCCCGGCTCTCGGCCCTCATCTCCGCCATCGGCGTCTCCACCTTCCTCTCCTCCCTGGCCCTGATGGTCTTCGGCGCCAACGCCAAGGGGTTCCCGGACCAGGCGTTTCCCTCGCACCAGATCAGCATCGGCGACGCGGACATCTCGACCCTGCAGCTCCTCATCATCGGCGTTTCGGCGGTGCTGATGCTCGGCCTGGAGTTCATCGTCCAGAAGACCAAGATCGGCAAGGCCATGCGGGCCACCTCCGAAGACTACAACACCGCGGCCCTCATGGGGGTCAACGTCAACTTCGTCATTTCCTTCACCTTTGCCCTCGGCTCGGCCCTGGCCGCTGCCGGCGGCGTCCTGGTTGGGATGCTGTTCAACGCCGTATCCTTCAACATGGGACTGATGGCCGGCCTGAAGGCCTTCGCCGCCGCCGTCCTGGGGGGCATCGGCTCCATCCCGGGCGCCATGCTGGGGGGGCTGCTCCTGGGCGTGACCGAGGTCTTCGGGGTCGCCATCGGCTACTCCTCCTACCGCGACGCCATCGCTTTCGCCATCCTCGTACTGGTATTGCTGGTCCGGCCCACCGGCCTGTTGGGCCGCAAGATCCTGAAGAAGGTCTGA
- a CDS encoding branched-chain amino acid ABC transporter permease, translating into MLHGFVNSIDPYFLQILVNIGIGITLALGLNVITGLTGQLSLGHAAFMSVGAFTGALLTLKTGTPFYLNLILSGLFTAAVGALIGWPILRLTGDYLAICTLGFAEIVKVVFLNLEITNKALGLTVPTPQTALPMPVIVLIVAIIMIVASTFIQNSRFGRALKAIRDDEIAAESMGINIARYKVQAFAVSTFMAGVGGCLYAHFLGYINPSDFGFLKSVDMLSMIVLGGLGSIPGAVIGASILSTAPEVLRFMSQYRMLVYGALMVFLMVFRPNGLLGGVNVTDLVLRKLGVKPHGALRNEEGKH; encoded by the coding sequence ATGCTGCATGGCTTTGTCAACTCCATCGACCCCTATTTCCTGCAGATCCTGGTCAACATCGGCATCGGCATCACCCTGGCGCTCGGGCTCAACGTCATCACCGGCCTGACCGGCCAGCTCTCCCTCGGCCATGCCGCCTTCATGAGCGTCGGCGCCTTCACGGGCGCGCTGTTGACCCTCAAGACCGGCACCCCCTTCTACCTCAACCTGATCCTGAGCGGCCTCTTCACCGCCGCCGTGGGCGCCCTGATCGGCTGGCCGATCCTGCGGCTCACCGGCGACTACCTGGCCATCTGCACCCTGGGCTTCGCCGAGATCGTCAAGGTGGTCTTCCTCAACCTGGAGATCACCAACAAGGCCCTGGGCCTCACCGTCCCCACGCCGCAGACGGCGCTGCCCATGCCGGTGATCGTCCTCATCGTCGCCATCATCATGATCGTCGCCTCCACCTTCATCCAGAACTCCCGCTTCGGCCGGGCCCTCAAGGCGATCCGGGACGACGAGATCGCCGCGGAATCCATGGGTATCAACATCGCCCGCTACAAGGTCCAGGCCTTTGCGGTCAGCACCTTCATGGCCGGGGTCGGCGGCTGCCTCTACGCCCACTTCCTGGGGTACATCAACCCGTCGGACTTCGGCTTCCTCAAGTCCGTGGACATGCTCAGCATGATCGTCCTGGGCGGCCTGGGAAGCATCCCCGGCGCGGTCATCGGCGCCTCGATCCTCTCCACGGCGCCCGAGGTCCTGCGCTTCATGTCCCAGTACCGCATGCTGGTCTACGGCGCCCTGATGGTCTTTTTGATGGTCTTCCGCCCCAACGGCCTCCTGGGGGGCGTCAACGTCACCGACCTAGTGCTGCGCAAGCTGGGGGTGAAGCCCCACGGCGCGCTGCGCAACGAGGAGGGGAAACACTGA